The Anaplasma platys genome segment CCCCGCATACGGTACGTAATCTTCGAGCATGTGGCGGAATAAAGAATCTCACAGTGGACCGTCCGCGCTTTAAAGGAGCCAAAAGAGTTTCTCGGCGTGGCCGGGTATAACATCAAGGACTACGGGATTTTCTATGCATGTGCCTTGGGACTAATCTTGAAAGATGAGCATGGTGTTCTGGTTACCTAATTTAGGCGTGATTAGCGCCTTGCGTTAAAAAGTTATTTCAGTCACTGTGAATATGTGACAGTACGGGCGCGCACCAAGCCTGTTTCCCGCGCGGCGCTTAGGCATGCCAGCAAGCCATTCTATGGCTGTGTCATTGTGCCTCTAGAAGATTGTTGCTTTGTTTTCTCGTGGTTAGTAAATGTGCCCCAACCGTTCCTTTTTTGTGGTCATGTAGGTATTATTGTGTTTTGTTGCTTTAACTTGTAGTGGAATTAGCTTTGTGACTTCTATGCCCAGTTTACTGATATCTTGCGCCTTGTTCGGGTTGTTGGTTAGCAGTTGAATTCGACTGACGCCGAGATGATTTAGCATACAAGCTGCCGGTTGGAAAACTCTTTCATCGTCGTCAAAGCCCAGAAAGCGATTCGCGTCAACCGTATCCAAATCTTTTGTTTGCTGTAGGTTGTAGGTGCGAATTTTGTTTGCCATGCCTATGCCGCGGCCTTCTTGCGATACGTACAGAATTATGCCGCCCTGCTTTGTTGATGACAGTAGGTCAACCGTGTTTAGCAGTTGGCTTCGACAGTCACATGCAAGACTACCTAGCAAATCTCCGGTATAGCAAGAGGAGTGCAGTCTGGTGACCACATTGTCTAGCTCGGGTTCTCCGATCACGATGGCATAGTGTTCGGGTTCTCCGATGTAGGAGCGGAACACGATTATTTTTGTCGGCACAGCATCTTTCAAATGAAGATCTGCCCGGCATACCTCGTCTAACTTGTAGGCCGTACTGTACTTGGCTACCAGCTGAGCATCAAGGGCAATAATATTATTTTTCCGGCACCACAACTCCATCTCTTCATGGCTTGCAAGTGCCATGGGTATAACCATAGCTGAAGGCAGCAGTTTTGCTAGCTTGGTAAGACGCAATGCTAGGCCATCTAAGGGCCCCGCACCACATGTTGGAGGAATGGTATAAACCTTGCTCTCAGCTTCGATCAGCAGAGCGCGAATTTCTTCCAGCGACAGGCTGTTGGCATGGAAGCGCAGCAAAGTTTGTTGTTCGCCTACAAACCTGGCACGATGAGCCGTAAGCAACAAATAGACCTCGTCCGAAGCAGTAGTCAGCGCGGTAAAGGTGTGAGTATCAAGCAGTTCAGTCGGGTAAACCAACAAGTAGTTTTTATCATCGTGCAGCAAGATAGGTGCGCAGCGGCGCAACTCGTTTATAGACCTGCAGACAAGGCCGTTTCCAGATCCGAAAAAACTACCCAAGCAATCCATAGAGACTCATTAAGTGGTGCGGTTAAGAAGACTTGAACTTCCAAGGCCATATAATAGCCACAGCGACCTCAACGCTGCGTGTCTACCATTTCCACCATAACCGCACAAGAAATATGCCCATGATAATGAAAAGGCAAATTGATTGTCAACCAGGATGGCATGGATGTGACGAAAAACGGGAGGGGTGCTCAAAATGGGCTTAGATGCTCGTTTCACGCGCCACAGCGAACAGCAGCCCCTCGACCTTTTCTCCGTAAATATAACAGCGGTTGATATAACACATGCGCAAGCCTAACTCGGAGATGGTGGCATTCAAATAATTTACGGAGTGACAGAAAAAGTCACCATCTTTGACGAATCTATATCCCTGATTGCGCCCTTCACGCAGTAAGCCTATCAACATTCCCGTGGGTTTCAACGCTTTCGAAGTTTGTCCCAGGATTTCTTTTAAATCCCCGTAGTAGTGCAAGAATTCAGTCATCACTATGACGTCATAATCCTGTGTATTACTTTTCAGAAACTCCCGGGCCCCCACACATATGAGTTCGTTGTAAGCTCGTTTGCCATTCACAAAACACTGACGTGCAATGTCAAGCATGCGCCGCGAAATGTCTACACCGGCGATGTGGTATCCAATGTCGCGCATACGCAAAAATTGCCCACAAATTCCTGTGCCGCACCCAATATCTAGTATCAACAAATCCCCGAGCCTATCCCCAAAGAAGTTCATCACTAGGGCACGAACATGTTCGTGCCCTCGGTAGTTATTCGCAATAAGCCAGTGTTCGACGAAGTATTCACTGGTATAGTTGAAGTGTTGTTTAATTACGTTTTCCGGCACCGCGGTGATAATATCTGGTGCCGTGATCTTGTTTAGGTAATAGCGCGCTTCTTTGTGATTGGGGTCCAAAGCCAAAGCTCTCTCAAAGTTTGCTAACGCCTTCTCGTGCCGCTGTTGGACTAAGTTGCAACGGCCGATGTTGTAGTGAGCTTCGGGCAAGTCCGGCCTAACTAACCTGATTAGCCAAAAACGTGTTTTTGCATCTGCCACATTGCCCCGATAGAAGTGGAATAATCCCAAGTCTATGTTGGTCTCGAGTAAACAACGGGATTTTTCCCTAATTGACAAAACACCCTCCCGCAGGGATCCGTGCCCGCTTCTCAGCAGCTTTACCACTTCACTGATGCTTGGAACAGCACCGGCAATCCTTGACAGTAGTGACCCAATTCCGTCACTAAAACAAGCAAAAACCTTCCTCATAAACCACCCACAACAGGCAAATAACTCACACTACAAGCACCACATCGTGACCAGCCGCACATAAAACTATGGTGCAAGCGACCTTTTCGTCAGCTTCCTGTGGTGCAGTACAGCCCCCATAACCTTCATCACTTCCAGCGCACTTTGTTTTTTCTTTTTCTGTTTCTCTACTTTGGTCTGTGTAGCGACCACCTTAGCCGATCGGGGCCGTTCGTCAATAGTATCATCGTTCGTTGCGTCTTTTAGGCCGCGCTGCGCATGCCGCTCCACAAGTGCAGAGAAACTTTTGAACTCGGATATGTGCGCAACGAAGTGGGTAAATGCAACCATCCAAAGGGTAAAAAACAGCAAAACAACCAAGCAAGGTATCATAGAGACAGATACCCCTATAAAGGGACTATCCATGCCCCACCCTCTGGGGGAATCAGAATTTTCGGCATCTCCAGGCAAAACAAAAACTAACAGCAAACAACCCGCAAAAAAGCAAAGCAGAGCCTTCAGAAACGGCACACAGTGCCCACTACGTACAATATTCACACGCATACCAAAAGTCCCACACTACCTTTGAAGGATAACCTATATCGCCCTAACAAGTAACCTAAAATTTCAAAAACCGCATGTGGCGCAAACCTGCCAACCACCGCGGGGGTACGGTACCATTTCTTTCTTGTGTTTGTCTTAACTTTACTGTGTGTGTATGACAACGAAGAGCCCCGCGCAGACACATTAATATCTCAATAATGTATCGCGGTAGTTGTTGTAT includes the following:
- a CDS encoding methyltransferase; translation: MRKVFACFSDGIGSLLSRIAGAVPSISEVVKLLRSGHGSLREGVLSIREKSRCLLETNIDLGLFHFYRGNVADAKTRFWLIRLVRPDLPEAHYNIGRCNLVQQRHEKALANFERALALDPNHKEARYYLNKITAPDIITAVPENVIKQHFNYTSEYFVEHWLIANNYRGHEHVRALVMNFFGDRLGDLLILDIGCGTGICGQFLRMRDIGYHIAGVDISRRMLDIARQCFVNGKRAYNELICVGAREFLKSNTQDYDVIVMTEFLHYYGDLKEILGQTSKALKPTGMLIGLLREGRNQGYRFVKDGDFFCHSVNYLNATISELGLRMCYINRCYIYGEKVEGLLFAVARETSI
- the ribA gene encoding GTP cyclohydrolase II RibA, translating into MDCLGSFFGSGNGLVCRSINELRRCAPILLHDDKNYLLVYPTELLDTHTFTALTTASDEVYLLLTAHRARFVGEQQTLLRFHANSLSLEEIRALLIEAESKVYTIPPTCGAGPLDGLALRLTKLAKLLPSAMVIPMALASHEEMELWCRKNNIIALDAQLVAKYSTAYKLDEVCRADLHLKDAVPTKIIVFRSYIGEPEHYAIVIGEPELDNVVTRLHSSCYTGDLLGSLACDCRSQLLNTVDLLSSTKQGGIILYVSQEGRGIGMANKIRTYNLQQTKDLDTVDANRFLGFDDDERVFQPAACMLNHLGVSRIQLLTNNPNKAQDISKLGIEVTKLIPLQVKATKHNNTYMTTKKERLGHIY